In a genomic window of Hymenobacter chitinivorans DSM 11115:
- a CDS encoding alpha/beta hydrolase — protein sequence MPPAATEPGYAPKCYPVLHLLDGDWHFPYVTALVQQLSTVTSLGVCPEMIVVDIPHPYPTRGLTPTHSTKRWDGAEDRTLNSSGGGEKFLEFLEAEPLPYIDAKYPTVPYRLLMGHSLGGLTVINTLATKPKARQYYTATSRIEDLSEARQKIAELQRASRKP from the coding sequence GTGCCACCTGCCGCAACTGAGCCCGGTTATGCTCCCAAGTGCTACCCGGTACTCCACCTGCTCGACGGCGACTGGCATTTTCCCTACGTCACGGCCCTCGTGCAGCAACTCAGCACCGTGACCAGCCTTGGGGTTTGCCCGGAAATGATAGTTGTGGACATTCCTCACCCCTACCCCACCCGCGGCCTGACGCCCACGCACTCCACCAAACGCTGGGACGGGGCCGAAGACCGCACGCTGAACTCATCCGGCGGAGGCGAAAAATTCCTGGAGTTTCTGGAAGCTGAACCGCTGCCCTACATCGACGCGAAGTATCCGACGGTGCCTTACCGGCTGCTGATGGGCCACTCCCTGGGCGGCCTGACCGTAATTAATACGCTGGCCACCAAGCCCAAAGCCCGGCAGTATTACACGGCCACCTCCCGGATTGAGGACTTGTCGGAGGCCCGGCAGAAGATAGCCGAGCTGCAACGCGCTTCCAGGAAGCCCTAG
- a CDS encoding DUF4252 domain-containing protein produces the protein MKNRLLTLWVLVALLAASSCRTSGPGTPARTVAEFFNKYENRSGFKATDWSAGLTTRLLLLKLGNLGGDNELTQAISAVRSVKVLTFSPTSGSARELVAEGLTKEVDGLLANERYTPLPVTAEAGTTVMRYSARQQGDKVKEVVATGNVQGAPESFMLVAISGDFTQSQVNKLVKFLPNVSGELAK, from the coding sequence ATGAAAAACCGACTCCTGACCTTGTGGGTGCTCGTGGCCCTGCTGGCCGCCAGCAGCTGCCGCACCAGTGGCCCGGGCACTCCCGCCCGCACCGTGGCCGAATTCTTCAACAAGTACGAAAACCGCTCCGGCTTCAAAGCCACCGACTGGTCGGCGGGCCTGACGACGCGCCTGCTGCTACTGAAGCTGGGCAACCTGGGCGGCGACAATGAGCTGACCCAGGCCATATCGGCGGTGCGCAGCGTGAAGGTGCTCACCTTTTCGCCCACCTCGGGCAGCGCCCGGGAGCTGGTGGCCGAGGGCCTGACCAAGGAAGTAGACGGCCTGCTGGCCAACGAGCGGTACACCCCCCTGCCCGTCACGGCCGAGGCCGGCACCACCGTCATGCGCTACTCGGCCCGGCAGCAGGGCGACAAAGTGAAGGAAGTGGTGGCTACCGGCAACGTGCAGGGCGCGCCCGAATCGTTTATGCTGGTCGCCATTTCCGGCGACTTCACCCAAAGCCAGGTCAATAAGCTGGTCAAGTTCCTGCCCAACGTCAGCGGGGAACTGGCTAAGTAA
- a CDS encoding OmpA family protein, whose protein sequence is MKRSLTSSLALGLTLLAAAPDGHAQTADRKTALSLYGSAYQYKGSLGSDFWNWSNNHYGPGISINRYLTPGLDLGLQGAYTELKGTKDASTFFNTNVVNVNLALKLKLNNGWALKEDAVIQPYLLLAPGIAYTSREGSVRGARIDEDKTYFDAFGAAGINFRLSDAVGLFVQTGQHIPLNANLDGEPIRDDDKIDDRYLQHTVGLTIAFGKAKDTDGDGVSDKKDKCPDTPTGVAVDEKGCPLDGDGDGVPDYQDKCPTEKGVAALEGCPDRDNDGVRDSEDACPDTPGKPQLRGCPDADNDGVRDQDDKCPDTPAGTQVDANGCPLVLDQDNDGVLDNVDKCPNTPAGTRVDATGCPLVVDPAIRKLEVPIRFKTNSTVIERSSYPTLNKMIEALKTHPEYGIRIIGHADSRGTDEYNQGLSERRAESVKRYFTGKQVEGSRVVTEGRGEGEPAAPNTSKAGMSQNRRVEFKFEFFTLPQPSM, encoded by the coding sequence ATGAAACGTTCTCTAACCTCTTCACTCGCCCTGGGACTGACGCTGCTGGCGGCGGCCCCGGATGGGCACGCGCAGACGGCCGACCGCAAGACGGCCCTTAGCCTCTACGGCAGCGCGTATCAGTACAAGGGCAGCCTCGGCTCCGACTTCTGGAACTGGAGCAACAACCACTACGGCCCCGGCATCAGCATCAACCGCTACCTCACCCCCGGCCTCGACCTGGGTTTGCAGGGGGCTTACACTGAGCTGAAAGGCACCAAGGATGCCAGCACGTTCTTCAACACCAACGTGGTGAACGTGAACCTGGCCCTGAAACTGAAGCTCAACAACGGTTGGGCTCTGAAGGAAGACGCCGTAATTCAGCCCTACCTGCTGCTGGCCCCGGGCATTGCCTACACCAGCCGCGAAGGCTCGGTGCGCGGCGCCCGCATTGACGAAGACAAAACGTATTTCGACGCCTTTGGCGCGGCTGGTATCAACTTCCGCCTCAGCGACGCGGTGGGTTTGTTTGTGCAAACCGGCCAGCACATTCCGCTAAACGCCAACCTGGATGGGGAGCCGATTCGGGACGACGACAAAATTGATGACCGCTACCTGCAGCACACTGTGGGCCTGACCATTGCCTTTGGCAAAGCCAAGGACACGGACGGGGACGGCGTGAGCGACAAAAAAGATAAGTGCCCCGACACGCCCACCGGCGTGGCCGTGGACGAGAAAGGCTGCCCCCTCGACGGCGACGGTGACGGGGTACCGGACTACCAGGATAAGTGCCCCACCGAAAAAGGTGTAGCAGCGTTGGAAGGCTGCCCCGACCGTGACAACGACGGGGTGCGCGACAGCGAAGATGCCTGCCCCGACACCCCCGGCAAGCCCCAGCTGCGCGGCTGCCCCGACGCCGATAATGACGGCGTCCGGGACCAGGACGATAAGTGCCCCGACACGCCCGCCGGTACCCAGGTAGACGCCAACGGCTGCCCGCTGGTACTCGACCAAGACAACGACGGTGTACTCGACAACGTGGATAAGTGCCCCAACACGCCCGCCGGTACCCGCGTGGACGCCACTGGCTGCCCCTTGGTAGTAGACCCCGCCATCCGGAAGCTGGAAGTGCCCATCCGCTTCAAAACCAACAGCACGGTAATTGAGCGCAGCTCGTACCCCACGCTGAATAAGATGATTGAGGCGCTGAAAACCCACCCCGAGTACGGTATCCGCATCATCGGGCACGCCGACAGCCGCGGCACCGATGAGTACAACCAGGGCCTGTCGGAGCGCCGCGCCGAATCGGTGAAGCGCTACTTCACCGGTAAGCAGGTGGAAGGCAGCCGCGTCGTGACCGAAGGTCGTGGCGAGGGTGAGCCCGCCGCTCCGAACACCTCGAAGGCCGGCATGTCGCAGAACCGCCGCGTCGAGTTCAAGTTCGAATTCTTTACCCTGCCGCAGCCCAGCATGTAA
- a CDS encoding aminopeptidase P N-terminal domain-containing protein, whose translation MRYGPIDPQLFIQNRRNFVQQLPPASLAIFHSNDVMPTNADGTMAFRQNNDLFYLSGVDQEESILVIFPDAKLPQYREILFLKETSDHILVWEGYKLTKDDARAQSGVRTIMWLDSFETVLPALMNEAENVYLNSNEHIRAVVEVETRDARLGKKLREAYPLHQYRRVAPIMHQLRAIKSEEEIRLMREAANITEKAFRRLLGFVQPGVWEYEIEAEILHEFVRNRSRGPAYGSIIASGANACILHYVSNDLQCQDGDVLLLDFGAEFGNYAADLSRSIPVNGTFTPRQRAVYEAVLRVMKHATSRLVAGNNIEDYHAEVGRVMEQELIKLDLLNESDVKSQDPAAPLYKKYFMHGTSHYLGLDVHDVGAKYRTFEAGMVYTCEPGIYIREEGLGIRLENDILITASGNEDLMKNIPLEADDIERLMREARR comes from the coding sequence ATGCGTTACGGCCCCATCGATCCGCAGCTTTTTATTCAGAATCGGCGCAACTTCGTTCAGCAGCTGCCCCCGGCGTCGCTGGCTATTTTCCACTCCAACGACGTGATGCCGACCAATGCCGACGGCACCATGGCCTTCCGTCAGAACAACGACCTGTTCTACCTCTCCGGCGTGGACCAGGAGGAAAGCATCCTGGTGATTTTTCCCGACGCCAAGCTGCCCCAATACCGCGAAATCCTGTTTCTGAAGGAAACCAGTGACCATATCCTGGTCTGGGAAGGCTATAAGCTGACCAAGGACGACGCCCGCGCCCAGTCCGGAGTGCGCACCATCATGTGGCTCGACTCGTTCGAAACGGTGCTGCCGGCTTTGATGAACGAGGCCGAAAACGTGTACCTCAACTCCAACGAGCACATCCGAGCCGTGGTAGAGGTCGAAACCCGCGACGCCCGCCTGGGCAAAAAGCTGCGCGAAGCCTACCCGCTGCACCAGTACCGCCGCGTGGCGCCCATCATGCACCAGCTGCGCGCCATCAAGAGCGAGGAGGAAATTCGCCTGATGCGCGAGGCCGCCAACATCACCGAAAAAGCCTTCCGCCGCTTGCTGGGCTTCGTACAGCCCGGGGTGTGGGAGTACGAGATTGAAGCCGAAATCCTGCACGAGTTTGTGCGCAACCGCAGCCGCGGCCCAGCCTACGGCAGCATCATTGCCTCGGGTGCCAACGCCTGCATTCTGCACTACGTGAGCAACGACCTGCAGTGCCAGGACGGCGACGTGCTGCTGCTGGACTTCGGCGCCGAGTTCGGCAACTACGCCGCCGACTTGTCGCGCTCCATCCCCGTCAATGGCACCTTTACCCCGCGGCAGCGCGCCGTGTACGAAGCCGTGCTTCGGGTGATGAAACACGCCACTTCCCGCCTGGTGGCCGGCAACAACATCGAGGACTACCACGCCGAAGTGGGCCGCGTGATGGAGCAGGAGCTGATTAAGCTCGATTTGCTCAACGAAAGCGACGTTAAGAGCCAGGACCCGGCCGCCCCGCTGTATAAGAAGTACTTCATGCACGGCACCAGCCATTACCTGGGCCTCGACGTGCACGACGTGGGCGCCAAGTACCGCACTTTCGAAGCGGGCATGGTCTATACCTGCGAGCCGGGCATCTACATCCGGGAGGAAGGGCTGGGCATCCGCCTCGAAAACGACATTCTCATTACTGCTTCCGGCAACGAGGACCTGATGAAGAATATTCCGCTCGAAGCCGACGATATCGAGCGGCTGATGCGCGAAGCCCGGCGCTAG